The Bacillus vallismortis genome window below encodes:
- a CDS encoding lysostaphin resistance A-like protein produces MRKQYWFIILTYIIMQFSYIIAIPLFFRFGYAGGQPTKENMLHAQGLWSVISFIACLIVVLLILRTVPKTTLRNGRKDSVGLSILWAIAGFFIALFSQGIAGSIEYYIFGIGRESENTQAILKVIQAVPLMIIVSSIVGPILEEILFRKIIFGALYEKTNFFFAALLSSIIFGIVHADLKHLLLYTAMGFTFAFLYARTKRIWVPIFAHVMMNTFVVIMQLEPVQKYLEQQSTQMQLIIGGLFL; encoded by the coding sequence TTGAGAAAACAGTATTGGTTTATTATTTTGACATACATCATTATGCAGTTTTCCTACATAATTGCGATTCCCTTGTTCTTTAGATTCGGTTATGCCGGAGGACAGCCTACCAAGGAAAACATGCTGCACGCACAAGGATTATGGTCCGTCATCAGCTTTATCGCCTGTCTCATTGTCGTTCTGCTTATTCTAAGAACGGTTCCGAAGACAACGTTGCGAAACGGCCGGAAAGACTCCGTCGGGCTTTCTATCCTTTGGGCGATAGCCGGTTTTTTCATTGCCCTTTTCTCTCAAGGAATAGCAGGCTCTATTGAATATTATATATTCGGCATTGGAAGAGAATCAGAAAATACACAAGCCATTCTTAAAGTCATTCAGGCAGTCCCGCTCATGATTATCGTTTCTTCTATCGTCGGGCCTATATTAGAAGAAATCCTCTTCAGAAAAATCATTTTCGGGGCGCTTTACGAAAAAACGAATTTCTTTTTTGCAGCACTGCTCAGCTCGATTATTTTCGGTATTGTTCACGCTGATTTGAAGCATCTTCTTCTTTATACAGCTATGGGCTTTACCTTTGCCTTCTTGTATGCGAGGACAAAACGGATATGGGTGCCGATTTTCGCCCATGTCATGATGAATACATTTGTCGTTATCATGCAGCTTGAACCTGTTCAAAAGTACCTTGAACAGCAGAGCACACAAATGCAATTGATTATTGGAGGATTATTTCTATGA
- the groES gene encoding co-chaperone GroES: MLKPLGDRVVIELVESEEKTASGIVLPDSAKEKPQEGKIVAAGSGRVLESGERVALEVKEGDRIIFSKYAGTEVKYEGTEYLILRESDILAVIG, translated from the coding sequence TTGTTAAAGCCATTAGGTGATCGCGTTGTCATTGAACTCGTAGAATCTGAAGAAAAAACTGCCAGCGGAATTGTGTTGCCGGATTCTGCAAAAGAAAAACCACAAGAAGGCAAAATCGTGGCAGCTGGTTCAGGTCGCGTGTTAGAAAGCGGAGAGCGCGTTGCTTTAGAAGTAAAAGAGGGCGACCGCATTATCTTCTCAAAATACGCAGGTACTGAAGTGAAATACGAAGGTACTGAATACTTAATCTTACGTGAAAG